The following are from one region of the Leucobacter sp. Psy1 genome:
- a CDS encoding LLM class flavin-dependent oxidoreductase, producing the protein MRFSLFIHMERYDDSIPHEQHWENLVELALLAEAGGFSTIWIGEHHSMEYTVSPNPMPQLAYLAAKTSTIRLGAGTIIAPFWNPIRTAGEVALLDVISGGRAELGVARGAYQFEFDRLADGMPATDGGKAMNEIVATVNHLWDGDYAHDGEVYRFPTSTSVPKPVQKNPPVWVAARSPESHDFAVAHGANVMVTPLMKGDEEVEDLVRKYETAIENHPEIESRPDIMVLRHTYVHSQEEPEGWRPAAEGINTFYRTFAAWAFEKKTPENGFLAPSDPANFAERPEFAPEALHRTAMIGTPEEVIERLHHYQELGVTEYSFWSDNSLPHELKKRSLELFIAEVMPAFSR; encoded by the coding sequence ATGCGCTTTTCACTCTTCATCCACATGGAGCGGTACGACGATTCGATCCCTCACGAGCAGCACTGGGAGAACCTCGTCGAGCTGGCGCTCCTCGCCGAGGCCGGCGGGTTCAGCACCATCTGGATCGGTGAGCACCACTCCATGGAGTACACCGTGTCGCCGAACCCGATGCCGCAGCTCGCGTACCTCGCTGCGAAGACGTCGACGATCCGGCTGGGTGCCGGCACCATCATCGCCCCGTTCTGGAATCCGATCCGCACGGCGGGCGAGGTCGCCCTGCTCGACGTGATCAGCGGCGGCCGGGCGGAGCTCGGCGTCGCCCGAGGCGCGTACCAGTTCGAGTTCGACCGTCTCGCCGACGGCATGCCGGCGACCGACGGCGGCAAGGCGATGAACGAGATCGTCGCCACCGTGAACCACCTCTGGGACGGCGACTACGCGCACGACGGCGAGGTGTACCGCTTCCCGACCTCGACGAGCGTGCCGAAGCCGGTGCAGAAGAACCCGCCGGTGTGGGTCGCGGCTCGGAGCCCCGAGTCGCACGACTTCGCCGTCGCCCACGGCGCGAACGTCATGGTGACCCCGCTCATGAAGGGCGACGAGGAGGTCGAGGACCTGGTCCGGAAGTACGAGACCGCGATCGAGAATCACCCCGAAATCGAGAGCCGCCCCGACATCATGGTGCTGCGTCACACCTACGTGCACAGCCAGGAGGAGCCCGAGGGCTGGCGTCCAGCGGCCGAGGGCATCAACACGTTCTACCGGACGTTCGCCGCCTGGGCGTTCGAGAAGAAGACCCCCGAGAACGGCTTCCTCGCACCGTCCGATCCCGCGAACTTCGCCGAGCGCCCCGAGTTCGCCCCTGAGGCACTGCACCGGACGGCAATGATCGGCACGCCTGAGGAGGTCATCGAGCGATTGCACCACTACCAGGAGCTCGGTGTGACGGAGTACAGCTTCTGGAGCGACAACAGTCTTCCCCACGAGCTGAAGAAGCGCTCGCTCGAACTGTTCATCGCCGAGGTCATGCCGGCGTTTTCGCGATGA
- a CDS encoding tautomerase family protein: protein MPLIDVSIARGRSPEQLRAFIDAVHRAAEETVDAAPENITVIVREVEPALWSRTNQTVAERAAAQAAPEQQ from the coding sequence ATGCCCCTCATCGACGTGTCGATCGCCCGCGGACGCTCGCCCGAGCAGCTGCGCGCCTTCATCGATGCCGTGCACCGCGCGGCAGAGGAGACCGTGGACGCGGCTCCGGAGAACATCACCGTGATCGTGCGCGAGGTCGAACCCGCGCTCTGGTCGCGGACCAATCAGACCGTCGCCGAGCGCGCAGCAGCGCAGGCGGCACCCGAGCAGCAGTAG
- a CDS encoding aldehyde dehydrogenase produces MTERLQHFIGGEYVAPADGGYFESTNPATLAVLYDAARGTAADVDRAVAAARTAHESQAWSGLTATKRGHLLRRLADLIGEHADELAMLESLDNGKLLREMRGQMATLPEYYYYYAGLADKVQGSQIPASNLAILNYTQREPLGVVGAITPWNSPLTLTTSKIAPALAAGNTVVIKPSEYTSRTVLRLAELATEAGFPAGVVNVVTGLGVEAGAPLVSHPDLAKISFTGSTATGSRIASEAAARFIGCTLELGGKSPNIVFDDADVSNAAMGVIAGIYAAGGQTCIAGSRVFAHKAVYDELLERVTERAQSIRIGDPLADETELGPLAFSDQLSKVDSYVQLGASEGARIHAGGGRPEGLELPGYFYSPTVLTDVNNDMRVVREEIFGPVAAIMPFEHEDELVALANDTQYGLAAGVWTQNLARAHRMARRLDAGTIWVNTYRAMSPMSPRQGFKSSGVGIEHGIESMQEYTRLKSVWINTDEGPVADPFVMRG; encoded by the coding sequence ATGACTGAACGACTGCAGCACTTCATCGGCGGCGAATACGTCGCCCCCGCTGACGGCGGGTACTTCGAGAGCACGAACCCCGCGACGCTTGCCGTGCTCTACGATGCGGCCCGCGGCACCGCGGCCGATGTGGACCGCGCCGTCGCCGCAGCGCGCACCGCGCACGAGTCCCAGGCCTGGTCCGGTCTCACCGCGACGAAGCGCGGCCATCTGCTGCGACGCCTCGCCGACCTCATCGGCGAGCACGCGGACGAGCTCGCCATGCTCGAGAGCCTCGACAACGGCAAGCTGCTGCGCGAGATGCGCGGCCAGATGGCGACGCTACCCGAGTATTACTACTACTACGCGGGTCTCGCGGACAAGGTGCAGGGGTCGCAGATTCCGGCATCGAACCTCGCGATTCTGAATTACACGCAGCGCGAGCCACTCGGCGTTGTCGGGGCAATCACGCCGTGGAACTCACCGCTCACGCTCACCACCTCGAAGATCGCCCCGGCCCTCGCGGCGGGCAACACCGTCGTCATCAAGCCGAGCGAGTACACGTCACGGACGGTGCTGCGGCTCGCCGAGCTCGCGACCGAGGCGGGATTCCCCGCCGGCGTCGTCAACGTGGTTACAGGGCTCGGCGTCGAGGCGGGCGCCCCCCTTGTCAGCCACCCCGATCTCGCGAAGATCTCATTCACCGGTTCGACGGCCACGGGCTCGCGCATCGCGTCAGAGGCAGCCGCGCGGTTCATCGGCTGCACTCTCGAGCTCGGGGGCAAGAGCCCGAACATCGTCTTCGACGACGCCGATGTATCGAACGCCGCAATGGGCGTCATCGCCGGCATCTACGCGGCGGGCGGGCAGACCTGCATCGCCGGCAGCCGCGTCTTCGCCCACAAGGCCGTGTACGACGAGCTGCTCGAGCGCGTCACCGAGCGCGCGCAGTCGATCAGGATCGGAGACCCCCTCGCCGACGAGACCGAGCTGGGCCCCCTCGCCTTCTCCGACCAGCTCAGCAAGGTCGACTCGTACGTGCAGTTGGGCGCCTCGGAGGGCGCGCGCATCCACGCGGGCGGCGGACGCCCCGAGGGTCTCGAGCTGCCAGGCTACTTCTACTCCCCCACGGTGCTCACCGACGTGAACAACGACATGCGGGTCGTGCGCGAGGAGATCTTCGGTCCGGTCGCGGCGATCATGCCGTTCGAGCACGAGGACGAGCTCGTGGCGCTCGCGAACGACACCCAGTACGGGCTCGCGGCCGGCGTGTGGACGCAGAATCTCGCGCGTGCACACCGTATGGCCCGCCGCCTCGATGCGGGCACGATCTGGGTGAACACGTACCGCGCGATGTCGCCGATGTCGCCCAGGCAGGGCTTCAAGAGCTCGGGCGTCGGCATCGAGCACGGTATCGAGTCGATGCAGGAGTACACACGGCTCAAGAGCGTGTGGATCAACACCGACGAGGGCCCCGTCGCCGACCCATTCGTGATGCGGGGCTGA
- a CDS encoding alpha/beta fold hydrolase yields the protein MVHSAQMPIVLLHGVGLDSSMWAPLVEVLEADGHRCIALDLPGHGAQPPLREAQTLASLADDVLARLDGDRVHLVGFSLGALIAQHIARYAPDRVATLTSVNSVCRRTPGEAAKVEARLETAGDDFAEGVEASIERWYPAASTTVPRELVERTRETLLGNDIESYLHAYTVFVRGDREIGPELGAIAAPALAITGELDPGSTPEMSHRLAEAIPDCGLTIVPGARHMMPVEDTPALAHAITAFIAASEGTSL from the coding sequence ATGGTGCACTCCGCTCAAATGCCGATCGTGCTGCTGCACGGTGTCGGCCTCGACAGCTCGATGTGGGCACCCCTCGTCGAAGTGCTTGAGGCCGACGGCCACCGCTGCATTGCGCTCGACCTGCCGGGCCACGGCGCACAGCCGCCGCTGCGCGAGGCGCAGACGCTGGCCTCGCTCGCGGACGATGTACTTGCGCGGCTCGACGGGGATCGCGTGCACCTCGTCGGGTTCTCGCTCGGAGCGCTCATCGCCCAGCACATCGCGCGCTACGCTCCCGATCGCGTCGCGACCCTGACGAGTGTGAATTCGGTGTGTCGGCGCACTCCTGGGGAGGCGGCGAAGGTCGAAGCGAGACTCGAAACTGCCGGTGACGACTTCGCGGAGGGCGTCGAGGCGTCGATCGAGCGCTGGTACCCCGCAGCATCGACGACGGTGCCGCGGGAGCTCGTCGAGCGCACGCGGGAGACGCTGCTCGGCAACGACATCGAGTCCTACCTGCACGCCTACACCGTCTTCGTGCGCGGGGACCGCGAGATCGGACCCGAGCTCGGCGCCATCGCCGCCCCCGCGCTCGCCATCACCGGGGAGCTCGACCCCGGCTCAACCCCCGAAATGTCGCATCGGCTCGCCGAGGCGATCCCGGACTGCGGGCTGACCATCGTTCCGGGGGCGCGGCACATGATGCCCGTCGAGGACACCCCGGCGCTCGCACACGCCATCACCGCATTCATCGCAGCATCGGAAGGAACGTCACTATGA
- a CDS encoding amino acid synthesis family protein, with amino-acid sequence MSTAELTPRKIFTIVEETVLEGGRPVDPVARVAIVGTVFPNPWAGQGFVEDLLPGINSVASDLGALLAPRVMEALDAPLEAYGKAAIVGLNGEVEHGSGIIHNLRFGDHFRNAANATTLLPAVEKRGPAGIAFDIPLKHFTDMKIRSHHQTVEVRVADAPHADEILIALAGANRGRPQQRLAELGQD; translated from the coding sequence GTGAGCACCGCTGAACTGACCCCCCGCAAGATCTTCACCATCGTCGAGGAGACCGTCCTCGAGGGCGGGCGTCCCGTCGACCCGGTCGCCCGGGTCGCCATCGTCGGCACCGTCTTCCCGAATCCGTGGGCCGGCCAGGGCTTCGTCGAGGATCTACTCCCCGGCATCAACTCGGTCGCCTCGGACCTCGGCGCACTGCTCGCCCCCCGCGTGATGGAGGCACTCGACGCGCCGCTCGAGGCGTACGGCAAGGCTGCGATCGTCGGCTTGAACGGCGAGGTCGAGCACGGCTCGGGCATCATCCACAATCTGCGCTTCGGCGACCACTTCCGGAACGCAGCGAACGCCACGACGCTGCTGCCCGCCGTCGAGAAGCGCGGCCCCGCCGGGATCGCCTTCGACATCCCACTGAAGCACTTCACGGACATGAAGATCCGCTCGCACCACCAGACTGTTGAGGTGCGCGTCGCCGATGCGCCGCATGCCGACGAGATCCTCATCGCGCTGGCGGGTGCCAACCGGGGCAGGCCGCAACAGCGCCTCGCCGAGCTCGGCCAGGACTGA
- a CDS encoding amino acid synthesis family protein translates to MTQPHATTDLTARSTLHDYADVADACGLRRVVTQVEEAPGPHGSSTRRAAAIAVIRNPWIGTDTDHDLAAEGERIAALLAKLLTDRLLAALGGAAAVQAFGKAALVGNHGELEHAAALIHTPYFGNLVREALAGTSILCFTDGRAEPGELLRVPLWHKTAAATRDYYQTLEVALPDAPHADEIVVIAAASTGPRPHARIGDRATDRPITSEILKEIAL, encoded by the coding sequence ATGACCCAGCCCCACGCCACCACCGATCTCACTGCCCGCTCCACCCTGCACGACTACGCCGATGTCGCAGACGCCTGCGGACTCCGCCGCGTCGTCACCCAGGTCGAGGAGGCGCCGGGCCCTCACGGCTCGTCCACGCGGCGCGCCGCAGCCATCGCCGTGATCCGAAACCCCTGGATCGGCACCGATACAGACCACGACCTCGCTGCAGAGGGCGAGCGGATCGCGGCCCTGCTCGCGAAGCTGCTCACCGACCGCCTTCTTGCCGCCCTCGGAGGTGCGGCGGCGGTGCAGGCGTTCGGCAAGGCAGCGCTCGTCGGTAACCACGGCGAGCTCGAGCACGCGGCCGCGCTGATCCACACCCCCTACTTCGGCAACCTGGTCAGGGAAGCCCTCGCGGGCACGTCGATCCTCTGCTTCACGGACGGCCGGGCCGAACCAGGCGAACTGCTCCGCGTCCCGCTCTGGCACAAGACCGCGGCTGCGACGCGGGATTACTACCAAACCCTTGAGGTTGCGCTGCCCGATGCACCGCACGCCGACGAGATCGTCGTGATCGCCGCGGCCTCGACCGGCCCGCGCCCCCACGCGCGCATCGGCGATCGCGCAACCGACCGCCCCATCACCTCGGAGATCCTGAAGGAGATCGCACTGTGA
- a CDS encoding GntR family transcriptional regulator, producing MQEGTILDRLRDMVVSGSAPPGELLGEIALAQEFEVSRTPVREALKQLEREGLVEVRPRVGTFVRKPTEREILELFQLKESLEGLAAGLLAQRGEVVELRALRQNVADERSVVEAGDARAYATLVHEFHHTLVTGADNRKLAEHYELLMNQLAYHRIVTQTLALPGRLGESLSEHGKILAAIESKDALAAEFATRNHVAHSRQAATLARLREDDGDTASATGALA from the coding sequence ATGCAAGAAGGCACGATTCTGGATCGACTCCGCGACATGGTCGTCAGCGGATCGGCACCCCCCGGTGAACTCCTCGGCGAGATCGCGCTCGCCCAGGAGTTCGAGGTCAGCCGCACCCCGGTGCGCGAAGCACTCAAGCAGCTGGAGCGCGAGGGCCTCGTCGAGGTGCGCCCGCGCGTCGGCACGTTCGTGCGTAAACCAACCGAGCGGGAGATCCTCGAGCTGTTCCAGCTCAAGGAGTCCCTGGAGGGTCTCGCCGCCGGTCTCCTCGCCCAGCGGGGTGAGGTCGTCGAACTCCGCGCACTCAGGCAGAACGTCGCCGACGAACGCTCCGTCGTCGAGGCGGGTGACGCCCGCGCCTACGCCACACTCGTGCACGAGTTCCACCACACACTCGTGACCGGCGCCGATAACCGCAAACTCGCCGAGCACTATGAATTGCTGATGAATCAGCTGGCCTATCACCGGATCGTCACGCAAACGCTCGCGTTGCCCGGCCGTCTCGGCGAATCGCTCAGCGAGCACGGCAAGATCCTCGCGGCGATCGAGTCGAAAGACGCTCTCGCCGCAGAGTTCGCCACCCGCAATCACGTCGCGCACTCGCGGCAGGCGGCCACGCTGGCCCGTCTCCGCGAGGACGACGGCGATACAGCCTCAGCGACAGGAGCTCTGGCATGA
- a CDS encoding flavin reductase, whose protein sequence is MHQIKEAVIGAWEAAWDRGELDAFDTILHRDYQRVSTSSKRVTDAEALKREISEVREAFPDLVTTVDSLVIDEAGDSAAIFWSTTGTFTNDLQGVPASGTRVETRGSNLVQFRDGKIAREEVTWDQSELLRDLGVPSLRSAFEADDSVVDDMSGVPSLEALKGFNRQFITGVTVVTTIDAEGKPRGLAANSYASVSLDPPLVLVCVQKTTSTYASLFKSTHLGINIMSNAQRGTVGVFASKGADKFADLDWHAGPSGSPLIDGSAASIEAEIKERFQAKTHTVFIAKVTHAELSDVEPMVYKAGRFFDGAQLNEL, encoded by the coding sequence ATGCATCAGATCAAGGAAGCCGTGATTGGCGCGTGGGAAGCCGCGTGGGACCGGGGCGAGCTCGACGCCTTCGACACGATCCTGCATCGGGATTATCAGCGCGTGAGCACGAGTTCGAAGCGGGTGACCGACGCCGAGGCGCTCAAGCGTGAGATCAGTGAGGTACGCGAAGCCTTTCCCGACCTCGTCACCACTGTCGACAGCCTGGTCATCGACGAGGCCGGTGATTCCGCTGCGATCTTCTGGAGTACCACCGGTACCTTCACGAACGATCTTCAGGGCGTGCCCGCGAGCGGTACTCGGGTTGAAACCCGGGGTTCCAATCTCGTCCAGTTCCGCGACGGCAAGATCGCGCGCGAAGAGGTGACCTGGGATCAGAGCGAGCTGCTCCGCGATCTCGGGGTGCCGTCGCTCAGATCCGCCTTCGAAGCCGATGACTCCGTGGTCGACGATATGAGCGGCGTGCCCTCGCTCGAAGCCCTCAAAGGTTTCAACCGGCAGTTCATCACCGGCGTGACCGTCGTCACCACCATCGACGCGGAGGGGAAGCCCAGGGGGCTCGCCGCCAACTCGTACGCATCGGTATCGCTCGACCCGCCGCTCGTGCTCGTCTGCGTGCAGAAGACGACGAGCACCTACGCATCGCTCTTCAAGTCGACGCACCTCGGTATCAACATCATGAGCAACGCGCAGCGCGGCACCGTCGGTGTCTTCGCGTCGAAGGGAGCTGACAAGTTCGCCGATCTCGACTGGCACGCCGGCCCGTCGGGGAGTCCGCTCATCGACGGATCCGCAGCTTCCATCGAGGCAGAGATCAAGGAGCGGTTCCAGGCCAAAACCCACACCGTGTTCATCGCGAAGGTGACGCACGCCGAACTCTCCGACGTCGAGCCCATGGTCTACAAGGCCGGCCGCTTCTTCGACGGCGCACAGCTCAACGAGCTCTGA
- a CDS encoding BCCT family transporter — translation MQVDGRQPESEPGADPSIAIGTRQSETDFATSSFAVREADRKRGRPGVVFLVSVALIIAFVVWAAVAPERLGGVMTEASNWAAQNIGWAYLVVTGACIILMLFLGFSRYGRIRLGEDHDRPEYSRWAWIAMILGAVMGIGLISYGAAEPMTHFMVPPHGLAEPETIDAAVTAMQFSYFDWGPNAWALFGVFGLAIAYSTHRRHNSGLISPMLRPVLGRSMDGWAGKAIDIFTVLATLFGTTTSLGLGASQIAEGMNRLTGISTDLFVQIVIIAGVTVIFTLSALSGIGRGIKWVSQITMIGAALLGVYVLVIGPTSFISNLYFRSFGQFIGEFPMVALLTPGSPEDLQWMQWWTYFMMAWWLSWGAFVGIFLAAISKGRTIREFVAVVLGVPTIVFSLWFTIFGGTAIHLEMFGGTGIGEATLADTNVTFFALLAELPLSTITSILTVIMVVLYFVTGADSNTFVLSSLTSRGTLKPTKTVLGIWGVLTGVCAIVLLIVGGLQALQQAAILSAIPFTVIVSLLGVSLVKELRNDARFAGTRPVTRDEMRRALNVHPDRSDGRSSRE, via the coding sequence ATGCAAGTAGACGGACGCCAGCCAGAATCTGAGCCCGGTGCCGATCCTTCGATCGCGATCGGCACCAGACAGAGCGAAACGGATTTCGCGACATCGTCCTTCGCGGTGCGAGAGGCGGACCGGAAGCGGGGGCGGCCAGGGGTCGTGTTCCTCGTCTCTGTCGCGTTGATCATCGCCTTCGTCGTCTGGGCTGCTGTAGCGCCGGAGCGGCTCGGTGGCGTCATGACCGAGGCCTCGAACTGGGCGGCGCAGAACATCGGCTGGGCATATCTCGTGGTGACGGGCGCGTGCATCATCCTGATGCTGTTCCTCGGCTTCAGCCGTTACGGGCGTATCCGCCTCGGCGAGGATCACGACCGACCCGAGTACTCCCGGTGGGCGTGGATCGCCATGATTCTCGGAGCGGTCATGGGCATCGGGCTCATCAGCTACGGTGCAGCCGAACCGATGACGCACTTCATGGTCCCCCCGCACGGTCTCGCCGAGCCCGAGACGATCGACGCCGCGGTCACCGCGATGCAGTTCTCCTACTTCGACTGGGGACCGAACGCGTGGGCGCTCTTCGGAGTCTTCGGACTCGCGATCGCTTACTCCACCCACCGACGGCACAATTCCGGATTGATCTCTCCCATGCTGCGACCCGTGCTGGGGAGGAGCATGGACGGGTGGGCGGGTAAAGCCATCGACATCTTCACCGTGCTCGCCACGCTCTTCGGAACCACCACCTCCCTCGGTCTCGGAGCATCGCAGATCGCCGAAGGGATGAACCGGTTGACGGGCATCTCCACCGACCTCTTCGTGCAAATCGTCATCATCGCGGGCGTGACCGTCATCTTCACGCTCTCAGCGCTCTCCGGAATCGGACGCGGCATCAAGTGGGTCAGTCAGATCACCATGATCGGCGCGGCACTCCTCGGCGTCTATGTGCTCGTCATCGGGCCGACGAGCTTCATCAGCAACCTCTACTTCCGGTCATTCGGACAGTTCATCGGTGAGTTCCCGATGGTAGCCCTCCTGACGCCCGGATCGCCGGAAGATCTGCAGTGGATGCAGTGGTGGACCTACTTCATGATGGCGTGGTGGCTGAGCTGGGGCGCCTTCGTCGGCATCTTCCTCGCCGCGATCTCCAAGGGCAGGACCATCCGAGAGTTCGTGGCGGTCGTCCTGGGCGTGCCCACCATCGTCTTCTCCCTGTGGTTCACCATCTTCGGCGGAACTGCGATACACCTCGAGATGTTCGGAGGCACCGGTATCGGAGAAGCAACCCTCGCGGATACCAACGTCACCTTCTTCGCGCTGCTCGCCGAACTGCCGCTCTCGACGATCACCTCAATCCTTACTGTGATCATGGTCGTGCTGTACTTCGTCACCGGCGCAGATTCGAATACCTTCGTACTCAGCTCCCTCACGTCCCGCGGCACGTTGAAACCCACGAAGACCGTGCTCGGCATCTGGGGGGTGCTCACCGGCGTGTGCGCGATCGTGCTGCTCATCGTCGGAGGGCTCCAGGCGCTCCAGCAGGCCGCGATCCTCTCCGCGATCCCGTTCACCGTGATCGTGTCCCTCCTCGGCGTCTCGCTCGTCAAAGAACTGCGCAACGATGCGAGATTCGCGGGCACACGCCCCGTCACCCGAGACGAGATGCGTCGAGCCCTCAACGTCCATCCCGATCGGTCCGATGGTCGCTCCTCACGGGAGTAG
- a CDS encoding alcohol dehydrogenase catalytic domain-containing protein has product MRAVTYVKNDTVELQEKPKPEIQPDEVLLRVGGAGLCHSDIAIIGMGDDNPLIGSTLGHEVAGTVEQIGDDVTGWKAGDSALVALILACGQCRECLAGRDNQCEVAYPRDALAPLSPGIGSPGGMADYIAVKAHHLDPLGDLDPVDAAPLADAALTPIHAINTVRDRLVGDATVVTIGLGGLGHMALQILAATTGARIIALDTDAEKLKYAESHGADLALQSDGSAAERILSETGGRGADVVFDFVGVQPTVDLALAVVAGGGAIRFVGLGNGAFEYVAGSGTPLPWGVNIERAYGGTRSDMRQAIALARAGKIGVEVVRYPLDDALQAFDDLHHGRVQGRAVLVP; this is encoded by the coding sequence ATGCGCGCAGTGACCTACGTGAAGAACGACACCGTTGAGCTGCAGGAGAAGCCGAAGCCCGAGATCCAGCCGGACGAGGTACTGCTCCGCGTCGGCGGTGCAGGTCTCTGCCACTCGGACATCGCCATCATCGGCATGGGCGACGACAACCCGCTCATCGGCAGCACCCTCGGCCACGAGGTCGCCGGCACCGTCGAGCAGATCGGCGACGATGTCACCGGCTGGAAAGCCGGCGACAGCGCACTCGTCGCGCTCATCCTCGCGTGCGGGCAGTGCCGCGAGTGCCTTGCCGGGCGCGATAACCAGTGCGAGGTGGCGTACCCCCGCGATGCACTCGCCCCCCTCTCGCCCGGCATCGGATCGCCCGGCGGCATGGCCGACTACATCGCCGTGAAGGCGCACCACCTCGATCCGCTCGGCGACCTCGACCCCGTCGACGCTGCGCCCCTCGCCGACGCTGCACTCACGCCCATCCACGCGATCAACACCGTCCGCGACCGCCTCGTCGGCGACGCGACCGTCGTCACCATCGGACTCGGCGGGCTCGGACACATGGCGCTGCAGATCCTCGCCGCCACGACGGGCGCGCGGATCATCGCCCTCGACACCGACGCGGAGAAGCTGAAGTACGCAGAGTCTCACGGGGCAGACCTCGCCCTGCAGAGCGACGGCTCCGCCGCTGAGCGGATCCTCTCCGAGACCGGCGGCCGCGGCGCGGATGTGGTCTTCGACTTCGTCGGAGTGCAGCCGACCGTCGACCTCGCGCTCGCCGTCGTCGCCGGTGGCGGCGCGATCCGCTTCGTCGGGCTCGGCAACGGTGCGTTCGAGTACGTGGCAGGCAGCGGCACTCCGCTGCCGTGGGGCGTCAACATCGAGCGCGCCTACGGGGGCACGCGCTCCGACATGCGGCAGGCGATCGCACTCGCCCGTGCGGGGAAGATCGGCGTGGAGGTCGTGCGCTATCCGCTCGACGACGCCCTGCAGGCCTTCGACGACCTGCACCACGGGCGCGTGCAGGGCCGCGCCGTGCTGGTGCCGTAA
- the trpS gene encoding tryptophan--tRNA ligase, which yields MSTTGKPVIFSGMQPSSDSLHLGNYIGALSQWTRMQEDYDAYFCVVNLHAITVPQDPAALAERTRRTAAQYIAAGIDPAKSTLFVQSHVPAHAELAWVLNTLTGFGEASRMTQFKDKSQRYGSDASSVGLFTYPVLMAADILLYQTDVVPVGEDQRQHIELTRDLAIRFNSRFGDTFVVPEAQIQKGTAKIYDLQDPTSKMSKSADSEAGLIKVLDPANVTKKKIMRAVTDAGDTIRFDREEKPGVSNLLTIHSVLTGRSVDDLEEEYTGQLYGHLKKGLAEIVESTFAPVRTRTEELLADPAELDRLLAGAADRANEVASATLDRVYDAVGLLRR from the coding sequence GTGAGCACCACCGGCAAGCCCGTCATCTTCTCCGGCATGCAGCCCTCCAGCGACTCGCTGCACCTCGGCAACTACATCGGCGCCCTCTCGCAGTGGACGCGCATGCAGGAGGACTACGACGCCTACTTCTGCGTCGTGAACCTGCACGCGATCACGGTGCCGCAGGATCCGGCAGCACTCGCCGAGCGCACCCGCCGCACCGCTGCCCAGTACATCGCCGCCGGCATCGACCCCGCCAAGTCGACGCTGTTCGTGCAGTCGCACGTGCCCGCGCACGCCGAGCTCGCCTGGGTGCTGAACACCCTCACCGGCTTCGGCGAGGCGAGCCGCATGACCCAGTTCAAGGACAAGTCGCAGCGGTACGGGTCAGACGCCAGCTCGGTCGGCCTCTTCACCTACCCCGTACTCATGGCCGCCGACATTCTGCTCTACCAGACCGATGTCGTCCCCGTCGGCGAGGACCAGCGGCAGCACATCGAGCTCACCCGCGATCTCGCGATCCGCTTCAACTCGCGCTTCGGCGACACGTTCGTGGTGCCCGAAGCGCAGATCCAGAAAGGCACCGCGAAGATCTACGACCTGCAGGACCCGACGTCGAAGATGTCGAAGTCCGCAGACAGTGAAGCCGGGCTCATCAAGGTGCTGGACCCCGCCAACGTCACGAAGAAGAAGATCATGCGGGCGGTCACCGACGCGGGCGACACGATCCGCTTCGACCGCGAGGAGAAGCCCGGGGTGTCGAACCTCCTCACCATCCACTCGGTGCTCACCGGCCGGTCCGTGGACGACCTCGAAGAGGAGTACACGGGCCAGCTCTACGGGCACCTCAAGAAGGGGCTCGCCGAGATCGTCGAGTCGACGTTCGCCCCCGTGCGCACTCGTACCGAGGAACTGCTCGCCGACCCCGCGGAGCTCGACCGCCTCCTCGCGGGCGCGGCGGATCGCGCGAACGAGGTGGCGTCCGCGACGCTCGACCGAGTGTACGACGCCGTCGGGCTGCTGCGCCGGTAG